One Clupea harengus chromosome 3, Ch_v2.0.2, whole genome shotgun sequence DNA window includes the following coding sequences:
- the c3h11orf49 gene encoding UPF0705 protein C11orf49 homolog, with product MNSDRFALSFDDYLAEKNVLLYLNDAVTQLLEHKEEYTQFGVVRYFAEYFNSVKNGNHVLFREFNYIKASPHNRASFIRIFWRCFRQIGKNGDLLAAMEYSSLLQLLCPDFPTEMVQNAARIVLIDDALDSMMSFSDFLYSFQIQFYFEEFLESVSVIYQDLLSGKSPNTVIVPTSSSVEQLNSVAEDETKAQEAVESAIFAECIEALCERLKHNHPSPSTVREILANSQRVSFYGFLMAMTKSEEINQDIGALPNKSELLIDPEMDLELERLIAQISVSPTSNSSGSTTGLKELPKKASPRKSLHHRKRIEMESDGSTEETDSSEN from the exons ATGAATTCTGATCGGTTTGCACTCTCATTTGATGACtatctgg CTGAGAAGAATGTTCTCCTCTATCTGAATGATGCAGTTACACAACTTCTTGAACATAAGGAGGAATACACTCAGTTTGGAGTTGTTCGTTACTTTGCTGAGTA CTTCAACAGCGTGAAGAATGGCAACCATGTccttttcagagagttcaactATATAAAAGCCTCACCACACAACCGTGCGTCTTTCATCAGGATATTCTGGAGATGTTTCAGGCAAATCGGAAAAAATGGAG ATCTCCTGGCAGCAATGGAGTACAGCTCACTCCTGCAACTTTTATGTCCAGACTTTCCAACAGAGATGGTACAAAATGCAGCCAG GATTGTGCTGATTGATGATGCATTGGACAGCATGATGTCTTTCTCAGACTTCTTGTATTCTTTCCAAATCCAGTTCTACTTTGAGG agTTCCTGGAGAGTGTGTCGGTGATTTATCAGGACCTTCTGTCGGGCAAGAGTCCCAACACTGTGATTGTCCCCACCTCGTCCTCAGTTGAGCAGCTGAACAGCGTGGCTGAAGATGAGACCAAAGCACAGGAGGCTGTGGAGTCAGCCATCTTTGCAGAATGCATCGAGGCCCTGTGTGAGAGGCTCAAGCATAA tcacccctccccctctacaGTCAGAGAGATACTGGCAAATTCTCAGCGGGTCTCCTTCTATGGCTTCCTAATGGCCATGACAAAAAGTGAAGAGATCAATCAGGATATCG GAGCTTTACCAAATAAGTCAGAACTGCTCATCGACCCAGAGATGGACCTGGAGCTGGAGAGACT CATAGCACAGATCTCGGTCAGCCCCACCTCCAACAGCAGCGGGAGTACCACGGGTCTCAAAGAGCTGCCCAAGAAGGCCTCGCCACGCAAGTCCCTCCACCACCGCAAGAGGATCGAGATGGAGAGCGACGGTTCCACAGAGGAGACCGACTCCTCCGAGAACTAG
- the mapk8ip1a gene encoding C-Jun-amino-terminal kinase-interacting protein 1a, with product MVLSLAMESNEDGESWVEEQWEKWLTHDISLEEYEDDDLSEVTEIGDEHGPSPTYCTLDLNGHMSVAANEGTRLAERRRGVVELQSEMLHLDLIDAEEGGIQEDDEWQQEEEERRTTRKEPVDAAQQQPRQREGQVGAAPPDVRQPLLREQDPIVMDTYRPKRPTSLNLFPQVPRTQDTINNNSFGDKDRRKEKGRDKVTGEQGSDGGKVQRGDRTGSKHATGPTSTSSHRAGGDTKPKKKPSTTQRPKPSAVKSKAATKTSTATTATEPAMRETAGEPVREQVQSCRASVAAVEGGVEKVHYSKVNGSRETVFYPTQNGGVCREQERYPRYFGGVVEMNFTDVDDQPEEEEDEEEVEVRLRRNGDSSSSGRPSLSQSSDSNRMSLGSDSEAPPCPQHHHHPHHHNHKPSISEEDEDDDGVYPPTPPRRTVSLSEAVGRESSWRTIAEVDEEEEEDIAGAAVAGKGVAAAAGAGASAVEAEGKPAAAEPTVSSSDASGLSYDSVKYTLVVDEHAKLELVSLKQCYKAYQDSDSDDNTVYESALEEEEEEEAGEKRPHRRLKREQSSGLSVATTTDSSSDAPRSRKFRNVFANRRASRLSGAETFGLFSCVIAGEEREQSHRAVFRFVPRHEDELELEADDPLLLEAQAEDLWCEAYNMRTGARGIFPAFYAVTVTKETTHPKEEKGDWVDTFWVKFLGSVPVPYHKGNDVLCAAMHKIATNRRLQMHYSPPSMCVVEINMRGVKIIVQDDCRSSERGDKCCHFFQLKNISFCGCHPKNNKYFGLITKHPAYQKFACHVFFSEDSTTVLAESVGKAFQQYYKEHMAYSCPTEDIFLE from the exons ATGGTGCTCAGCCTGGCCATGGAGTCCAAcgaggatggagagagctggGTGGAGGAGCAGTGGGAGAAATG GCTGACCCATGACATAAGTCTGGAGGAGTATGAGGATGACGACTTATCTGAGGTCACGGAGATCGGTGATGAGCATGGACCCAGCCCGACCTACTGCACCCTGGACCTCAAC GGTCACATGTCTGTGGCAGCCAATGAGGGGACCAGGCTGGCAGAGAGGAGGCGGGGGGTGGTGGAGCTGCAGTCGGAGATGCTCCACTTGGACCTGATCGATGCAGAGGAGGGTGGGATACAGGAAGACGACGAGTggcagcaggaggaagaggagcggaGGACGACGAGGAAGGAGCCCGTCGATGCGGCCCAGCAGCAGCCACGACAGCGGGAGGGGCAAGTGGGAGCCGCGCCGCCCGACGTCCGACAGCCTCTGCTGAGGGAGCAAGACCCCATCGTCATGGATACGTATCGGCCCAAAAGGCCCACCAGCCTCAACCTCTTCCCCCAGGTGCCTCGCACTCAG gacacaataaacaataactCCTTTGGGGACAAggacaggaggaaggagaaagggagagacaaagtAACAG gagaaCAGGGTAGCGATGGAGGCAAAGTGCAGCGGGGTGACAGGACTGGCTCCAAGCACGCCACCggccccacctccacctcctctcacaGGGCAGGCGGGGACACCAAGCCTAAGAAGAAGCCCTCTACCACTCAGCGCCCCAAGCCCAGTGCAGTAAAGTCCAAGGCTGCCACCAAAAcctccaccgccaccaccgccactgAGCCAGCCATGAGGGAGACGGCCGGGGAGCCCGTCCGGGAGCAGGTGCAGAGCTGCCGTGCCTCGGTGGCCGCTGTGGAGGGCGGCGTGGAGAAGGTCCACTACAGCAAGGTGAACGGGAGCAGGGAGACGGTGTTCTACCCCACGCAGAACGGGGGCGTCTGCAGGGAACAGGAGCGCTACCCACGCTATTTCGGCGGGGTGGTCGAAATGAACTTTACCGACGTGGATGACcagccagaggaagaggaggatgaggaggaagtcGAGGTCAGGCTCAGGCGAAACggcgacagcagcagcagcggcaggcCGTCCCTGTCACAGAGCAGCGACAGCAACCGCATGTCCCTGGGCTCAGACAGCGAGGCCCCGCCGTGCccacagcaccaccaccacccacaccaccacaaccacaagCCCTCCATCAGcgaggaggacgaggatgaTGACGGGGTCTACCCCCCGACGCCACCCCGCCGGACTGTCAGCCTCAGCGAAGCCGTGGGCAGGGAGTCGTCCTGGAGAACGATAGCAGAGgtggacgaggaggaagaggaggacattgCAGGGGCTGCGGTGGCTGGGAAAGGAGTGGCAGCGgcggcaggagcaggagcgtcAGCAGTGGAGGCGGAGGGGAAGCCTGCTGCTGCAGAGCCCACCGTCAGCAGCTCGGATGCCAGCGGCCTCTCGTACGACTCGGTCAAGTACACGCTGGTGGTGGACGAGCATGCGAAGCTGGAGCTGGTCAGCCTCAAGCAGTGCTACAAGGCCTACCAGGACAGCGACAGTGACGACAACACCGTCTACGAGTCGGcgctggaggaagaggaggaggaggaggcgggtgAAAAGAGGCCACACAGGAGATTAAAGAGAGAGCAGTCTTCTGGCCTCTCGGTAGCCACCACCACGGATTCCAGCTCGGACGCTCCACGCTCACGCAAGTTCCGCAACGTTTTTGCCAATCGGCGTGCCTCTCGCTTATCAG GTGCAGAGACTTTTGGTTTGTTCTCCTGTGTCATTGCTGGGGAGGAACGTGAGCAGAGTCACAGAGCAGTGTTCAG GTTTGTCCCGCGTCATGAGGACGAGTTGGAGCTGGAGGCGGATGACCCTCTACTGTTGGAGGCCCAAGCCGAGGACCTCTGGTGCGAGGCGTACAACATGCGCACCGGTGCCCGTGGCATCTTCCCCGCATTCTATGCCGTCACGGTTACCAAGGAGACCACACACCCTAAAG AGGAGAAAGGTGACTGGGTGGATACCTTCTGGGTGAAATTCCTTGGCTCTGTTCCAGTCCCGTATCATAAAGGGAATGATGTTCTTTGTGCAGCTATGCATAAG ATTGCTACAAACAGAAGATTGCAGATGCACTACAGCCCTCCTTCAATGTGCGTTGTGGAGATCAACATGAGGGGCGTGAAGATCATTGTTCAAGATGACTGCCGGTCTTCTGAGAGA GGGGATAAGTGCTGTCATTTCTTTCAGCTGAAGAACATTTCATTTTGTGGATGCCATCCAAAAAACAACAA gTATTTCGGGTTGATTACCAAACACCCAGCCTAtcagaagtttgcctgtcacgTCTTCTTCTCAGAGGATTCCACCACAGTCCTGGCTGAGTCGGTGGG gAAAGCATTCCAGCAGTACTACAAAGAACACATGGCATACTCTTGTCCAACAGAAGATATCTTCCTCGAGTAA